The following nucleotide sequence is from Nodosilinea sp. FACHB-141.
GGTTGGCACGGCAAACAGTGGGCCAACTAGGCCCAGCCCTGTGCCTATGCCGTCTCACGACTTGGTACAGATATAACACAAATTGATGGCATAACAATACAAAAATGAGTATTATGGGTGTCATATTCACTCTGAACCGTTAGAGGTTGTACCATGGCGGGCATGAGTAAGCGAATCCAGGTAACACTGCCTGACCGACTAGCAGACGACTTAGAGCAATGGGCCGACTATGACGGTCGGGCGATCGCTAATCTGGCTGCATTCTTGCTAGAGCAGGCGGTTAGAAACGCGAAGCAGGATGGTACGTTCCCTACCGAGGCCAAGCCATGACCCAGAGCAGCGATCGCCTTGACCGCATGGAAGCCCTTTTGGCTACCACTATTGAAGGGCTAGCCAGAACTGAGAAAATCACCGAATCCAACGCCCGCGCTATTGAGGCGTGGGGCGGGCGCATTGATGAGGGCGATCAGAAGAACCAGACCCAACTGGAGGCATCCATCGCCGACACCGTGGCCATGATTGCCGACATGGGCCAACAGCAGCAGGAAGCGGCGCAGAGGGCCGAGCAACACAAGGTAGAGGCCGACCAACGCTTTGAGGTGTTCCTGGCTGAGGCCAGGGCTGATCGACAGCGCTCTGAACAGCTCAATGCAGAGCACAACCAGCGCTTTGAGACTTTCCTGCAAGATGCCAGAGCCGATCGGCAGCGGTTTGACCAGACGATGGCGGCCAACGCGACGGAGCACCGGGCGTTCCGGGAAACACTCCAGAACATGCTGGCTGAGATTGCCCGGCTGTGGCAGCGGGTGGCAGGATGACCACCGGAGACAAAGCCAAGCGTGCCCCAGTTGCGATCGGTCCGCTGTCGGTCGACGGTTTCCAGATGCTCGGTGGCTCCTATCGAAGGAGCCAAACAAGCGCAGATGATGCTGTCGGTCTAGGGCGACAGAACGTGTCAAATTTTTTGCGCTTGAAGGCCATCAAATCCTTGCTAGGCGAGGGTTGCACGAGTCAGATTTTTAAGGCAGAACCCGACGCATTGCGCGAACAGGTGGCCCGGCAAGACCAGCAGCTCCACGAAGCTGGTCTAGAGCCCTGGCAACTACCGCAGAACGAGCGGTAACCACAGTCTTTTGTTGCACGTAAGGAGGCCGATATCAACCCAAAAACACCGATGACGCCCAATTTTTAGTGTTTGCCTTGCCTGGCTTGTACACCTGTACTATGATTCGGCAATGATTTACGCCCCGCTGGGTTGACCCCCTGGCGATCGCGTTGATCAGTATTAAGTGTCCTGACCAGACCCTTAATAGGCAAAAAGAACCGGCAGCGAATGCCACCGGCTCTTTAAAAAGCGAAAACCCGAGAGGACCAGTCCCGAGTCGCGCAAAATTGCTTATGCGGCTATGGTAACACCGGCGCTCTCTCGGGGCAATACTCATTGCTCACAAATTTTGGAAGAGACGCACGAAAATGACCGCATCTATAGGATGGGGCGAGGAGTCGCGTAGACCTCCCCGTTCCGAACCACTTCCCGCTGACCCCACGGGCCAGCGGCTGTGTGAAATCTTTGGCCACTACCCCTGGAACTTCATCCGCGCCGACCTGCCGGATGATGCCACTGCTAAAGCCGCTTGGACAACTGTTAAAGACTACCCGCTGCGGCCCCGGGTGTTGTGGAACCACTGGCAAGACGCCAACCAGCTAATCGGCGTCCGCTTCACCCACGACACCTGCTACGCCCTGCTCGACCTCGACGCTGGTGGTGACTACTGCACCGCCGACGGGGTGGCCCAGATCCGTGCTGCTCTGGAGACCATTGGCATTACCCGCACCCTGCTGCTGCGTTCCAGCTGGAGCGGCGGTCTGCACCTCTACCTCCCCTTTGCTGAGCGGATCAACACCTTTAACCTGGCCGTTGCCCTGAAAGAATGCCTCAAAGCCCAGGGGTTTCGGCTCCAGGCCGGGCAGCTTGAAATCTTCCCCAACGTCAAAGCCTACGGCGTTCAAGCCTTCATCGAATATATGGGGCACCGGCTGCCCCTGCAGCCCGGCAGCGGCTCCTGCCTGCTCGACGACGCTCTCAACCCGATCGGCGACAGCCTAGCCCGCTTCTTCTGGCTCTGGGATGGTGCCGCTGGCCACCAAGACATGGACACCCTGCGCCATGCAATGAAAATTGGCCGCGACAACCACCGCAAACGGCCCAAGCGTCGTAGTCATCCCGTCGAGAGCTGGCGACGCGACCTCGACCTTGAAATCACTGAAGGCTGGACCGCTTACGGGCAGACCAACCACCTGCTCAAAACCATCGCTTGCTACGGCCGCGTCTTCGAGGGTCACCAAGGCCAAGCCCTGATTGACTACACCCTGCGCATCGCCCTTCATTGCCCTGGCTACGAGCAGTACTGCCGCCACCAGCACGACATCGAGCGCAAGGTCATTGCCTGGGTCAGAGCCGTGGAGGGCTACTACTGGCCCTTAGGAACCACCCCTACCCGTGACACCAGCCACCCCAAAAACAACCTGGTGCCCTTTAACCAGCGGCAGTCCGAATCTGCTCAGCACCGCATTCGCGCCGCCTACAGAGAACTAGAGCAGACGGGAGAGCTGCCCGAGCAGATTACTGCCCGGGCCAAGGCGATCGCCCAAAGAGCCAGAGTTAGCCAGCAGACCCTCTACAAGCACCTCAGCCTCTGGCACCCCGAGCACCAAAAGGGTGTAATTGCCCTAACAGCAAGCTTTCTAGCTCCTGAAGAGGCAATTTCTGAAGCCTCACCCAAAACGTCAGAACCCTGGAAAATCAAGGAATTACACCCCTCAGAGAGAGATATGAAGGGTGAGGCGCTTTGCGCCGGTGAGTTGGGCTCGGATACAAACTCTTTTATTCCGGACAGGGGGGTACGGGGGGATGAGGTTGCTTTTCCACAGGAAGCAGAGCCTGCAGCTTATGACCTAGACCTGCACGAGCAGATTCAACACCAGGTTAGGAGCCTGGGTTGGTCTGGGGAGGTGATTCGCCAATTCATTGCCGACCGATTTGAGGACAAGCGCTGGTCTGAACTGACAGAGGATGAGCGGTTTCTGCTGCTCTATCATCTGCGTGTGCTTGATTCTCTCGAGGCTGGAGAGCCTGCTGACGTGACTGCCCAAGACCCCTCACCCATTAACCGATAGGTTCTTATTTAAGAGTGTCGCTATGCCTGAATTTCGCGCCGGTCAAATCATCCCCCTGCGCTACAAGAGCCAGGAGATCAAAGCCATCATCATTGACCCCAACGGTCTGGGACCAGATAAACCCTCTATCGGTATGGGCTTTCGTGGGATGGATCGTCACATTGGAGTGCCCCAGCAGACCCTCACGAATAGGGTGACCCAAATCGAAGGGGCAAAGTACCTAGAGCTCCCATCTGGCAAGGCTTTCAGGGTGACCCAAATCTTGGCCGAAGACGGGAACGATTACCTGCTGCTAGAGGCTTCTGACTGGGCGGCGCTGGCTCTCGACTGGGCTAAGAATCCCGGTAAGCTGCGGAAGCCAGCCCGCGATGGATTGATTGAGTTTCTGGCCTGGTTCGCGGCTGAGGGCCTCTACGCTCAGGCGTACACCGTCCTTAAGCGCGCCTACACGCGAGAGGATGACCAGCGAGTCCAGAACTGGATTATGTCGCGGGAGTCGGGCAAGCCCGCCCGCGCTGAATGGGGCTGGGAGGTGCAGGAGAAAGACCCACGGAGCCGCTACGGCTACTGGACAAACTATGTCTATCGGGGTCTCTTCGGCATGGATGCCGCCACTATGAAGGAAACCTGGGCAAACCCGGTACATGGGGATGCTCGCATTGCCCGTAACTATGTGCCGGAATCGGTGGGACTGGAGGCGATCGCCTACTGCGAGAAAATGGTGGGCTTACTCGACCTCGACGACATCGAGCAGGCCCACGACGAAGCGATACGGCTTACTCAAATCAAATTTGCCAAGCATTTTCCGATGGCATGAGTTATGAAGGGGGTTGCGATAGTTAACGGTTGGCCTCAGATTGTAATGGCCTCTAACGATGGTCTGTGACTTCCGCCCTGCTATGGAGAAGATGCGGTGACCAAAGACTTTTTCATTAGCTACAACAGAGCCGATGCCACCTGGGCTGAGTGGATCGCCTGGGTGCTGGAGGAGCATGGCAAAACGGTCGTCATC
It contains:
- a CDS encoding ribbon-helix-helix domain-containing protein, whose amino-acid sequence is MSKRIQVTLPDRLADDLEQWADYDGRAIANLAAFLLEQAVRNAKQDGTFPTEAKP